From Pseudomonas hefeiensis, one genomic window encodes:
- a CDS encoding ABC transporter substrate-binding protein, producing MNAKRIALKLGIVSLLGLLLPSLGANLQAAESSLRIGIEAAYPPFASKTPDNTIIGFDYDIGQALCAEMKVRCVWQEQEFDGLIPALKVKKVDAVISSMSITPERLKSVDFTHRYYRIPARLVFRKGSGISDIPAQLKGKRIGVQRATNFDRYVTETFAPAGAEVIRYGSQNEIFLDLLGGRLDATMASSVVIDESLLKRPEGQDFEFVGPNFTQEQYFGTGIGIAVRKNDPLAGRFNQALATIRANGTYEKIRQKYFDFDIYGE from the coding sequence ATGAACGCTAAACGCATAGCGCTGAAACTGGGTATCGTCTCGCTGCTGGGCTTATTGCTGCCAAGCCTTGGCGCAAACCTGCAGGCCGCAGAATCTTCCCTGCGCATCGGTATCGAGGCGGCGTATCCGCCATTCGCCTCGAAAACACCGGACAACACCATCATCGGTTTCGACTACGATATCGGGCAGGCGTTATGCGCCGAGATGAAGGTGCGCTGCGTCTGGCAGGAGCAGGAATTCGACGGTCTGATCCCGGCGCTGAAGGTGAAGAAGGTCGACGCGGTGATCTCCTCGATGTCCATCACCCCCGAGCGGTTGAAGTCGGTGGACTTCACCCATCGTTACTACCGTATCCCGGCACGCCTGGTGTTTCGCAAGGGCAGTGGCATCAGCGACATCCCTGCGCAGCTCAAAGGCAAGCGGATCGGGGTTCAGCGTGCGACCAATTTCGATCGCTATGTCACCGAGACATTTGCTCCTGCCGGTGCCGAGGTGATTCGCTATGGCTCCCAGAACGAAATATTCCTCGACCTGCTGGGCGGGCGTCTGGATGCAACCATGGCCAGCTCGGTGGTGATTGACGAAAGCCTGCTCAAACGTCCCGAGGGCCAGGATTTCGAGTTTGTCGGGCCAAACTTTACCCAGGAGCAATATTTTGGCACCGGCATCGGCATTGCGGTGCGCAAGAACGATCCGTTGGCGGGCCGCTTCAACCAGGCACTGGCGACTATCCGCGCCAATGGCACCTATGAAAAGATTCGCCAAAAGTACTTTGATTTCGATATCTACGGCGAGTAA
- a CDS encoding NAD(P)/FAD-dependent oxidoreductase produces MSDAVIDLIIIGAGPAGMTAALQATTHGLSVVVLDEQASPGGQIYRQVLQADAHSRTVLGDDYTTGAKLVADFLQCGARYLPNTSIWQVTPQRQVHYLTEGRAEVLQGRHLLIATGALERPMPIPGWTLPGVMTAGAGQILLKSAALVPASPVILAGCGPLLYLLAVQYLRAGVAIAGLVDTSNRSELLRAWRVLPAALRGWRDLLKGVGLLMALKRAGVRHFRGARNLRVEGTDRASALRFDSGGRQHRIGAELILLHQGVVPNTQISWSLRLDHDWSQQQLCWIVRRNLLGETSVPGVFIAGDGGAIGGARVAQLEGRLVALAIAGQHAPASLLQRALCRARAARPLIDVLYRPQAQNRIPADDVTVCRCEEVSAGDIRRYVDLGCLGPNQTKAFGRCGMGPCQGRQCGLTVTEIIAEHRRVPPAEVGYYRIRSPLKPITLAQLAGEHPPVEEPS; encoded by the coding sequence ATGAGTGACGCAGTCATCGACCTGATCATCATCGGCGCTGGGCCGGCCGGCATGACCGCGGCCCTCCAAGCCACGACTCACGGCTTGTCGGTGGTCGTGCTGGATGAACAGGCCAGTCCCGGCGGACAGATTTATCGGCAGGTGCTTCAAGCCGATGCCCACAGCCGCACGGTTCTGGGTGACGACTACACCACCGGTGCCAAACTGGTTGCTGATTTCCTGCAATGCGGCGCTCGCTATCTACCCAATACCTCAATTTGGCAGGTCACGCCGCAGCGTCAGGTGCATTACCTGACTGAGGGCCGTGCCGAGGTCTTGCAAGGGCGTCACCTATTGATCGCCACGGGTGCCCTGGAACGACCGATGCCGATTCCCGGCTGGACTTTGCCGGGTGTCATGACCGCCGGGGCCGGACAGATTCTGCTCAAGAGCGCGGCGTTGGTGCCGGCAAGCCCTGTGATACTCGCTGGCTGCGGCCCGCTGCTGTATCTGCTGGCGGTGCAATACCTGCGTGCCGGCGTTGCCATCGCAGGCTTGGTGGATACCAGCAACCGGTCTGAGCTGCTGCGGGCCTGGCGTGTGTTACCGGCTGCGTTGCGCGGTTGGCGCGATTTGCTCAAGGGCGTCGGACTGCTGATGGCGTTGAAGCGTGCCGGCGTCCGGCATTTTCGCGGCGCCCGCAACCTGCGGGTTGAAGGTACCGATCGGGCCAGCGCTTTGCGCTTCGACAGTGGCGGCCGCCAGCACCGCATAGGCGCCGAGTTGATTTTGCTGCACCAGGGGGTGGTCCCGAATACGCAAATCAGTTGGTCGTTGCGCCTGGACCATGATTGGAGCCAACAGCAACTGTGCTGGATCGTCCGCCGTAATTTATTGGGTGAAACCAGTGTCCCCGGCGTTTTCATCGCCGGGGACGGTGGTGCCATTGGTGGTGCGCGGGTAGCGCAACTGGAAGGGCGCCTGGTCGCGCTGGCGATTGCAGGTCAGCACGCGCCAGCCAGCCTTCTACAACGAGCTCTGTGTCGGGCTCGCGCCGCACGCCCACTGATCGATGTCCTGTATCGCCCTCAGGCCCAGAATCGTATCCCCGCTGACGACGTCACGGTATGCCGCTGCGAAGAGGTCAGTGCGGGCGACATCCGCCGTTACGTCGACCTAGGCTGCCTGGGCCCTAACCAGACCAAGGCTTTTGGTCGCTGCGGCATGGGCCCATGCCAGGGGCGTCAGTGCGGTCTGACTGTCACTGAGATCATCGCCGAGCATCGGCGGGTGCCGCCGGCCGAAGTCGGTTACTACCGCATCCGTTCGCCCCTCAAACCCATCACGCTCGCCCAACTGGCCGGTGAGCATCCCCCTGTCGAGGAACCGTCATGA
- a CDS encoding RidA family protein gives MSIQRIESNPRLSRSVVHNGVAWLSGIVAADCSQDIEGQTRQVLQRVDELLAASGSDKRRLLSVQVWMKDMGRDFAAMNVLWSDWIDPAHSPARATAQVAFDDPEILLELIVTAAV, from the coding sequence ATGAGTATTCAACGCATCGAAAGCAACCCACGACTGAGTCGCAGCGTCGTGCACAACGGCGTGGCGTGGCTTAGCGGCATTGTCGCCGCCGATTGCAGCCAGGACATCGAGGGCCAGACCCGTCAGGTGCTGCAACGGGTCGATGAATTGCTGGCCGCATCAGGCAGTGACAAACGCCGACTGCTCAGCGTGCAAGTCTGGATGAAAGACATGGGCCGGGATTTCGCCGCGATGAACGTGCTGTGGAGTGACTGGATTGATCCCGCACATTCACCAGCGCGCGCTACGGCCCAGGTGGCGTTCGACGACCCTGAAATCCTGCTGGAGCTGATTGTCACGGCGGCGGTCTGA
- a CDS encoding GlcG/HbpS family heme-binding protein, with amino-acid sequence MKTKAVLTEQDVTRLLEVAKELAHQRQWAVSVCVVDDGGHPLGLLRLDDASPLSAYIATEKARTAAVGRRDSKAFEDMINGGRYAFLSAPHLQGMLEGGVTIRHDEQCIGAIGVSGVKAEQDAELAGLAIRAWREAIAPDT; translated from the coding sequence ATGAAAACCAAAGCGGTACTCACTGAACAAGACGTTACACGGTTACTGGAAGTGGCCAAGGAACTGGCTCACCAGCGTCAATGGGCGGTGTCGGTCTGCGTGGTGGACGACGGCGGTCATCCCCTGGGATTGTTGCGCCTGGATGATGCTTCCCCATTATCTGCCTACATCGCCACTGAAAAAGCCCGCACCGCCGCTGTGGGTCGACGCGATAGCAAGGCCTTTGAAGACATGATCAACGGCGGTCGCTACGCCTTCCTCAGCGCCCCGCATTTGCAAGGTATGCTCGAAGGAGGTGTGACCATCCGCCACGACGAGCAGTGCATTGGCGCCATCGGCGTGTCCGGAGTGAAGGCCGAGCAGGATGCCGAACTGGCGGGGTTGGCGATACGAGCGTGGAGGGAGGCTATTGCACCAGACACGTGA
- a CDS encoding AraC family transcriptional regulator, producing MTTRNWIDLKQDAASGIETVRAHFEGHAYDPHWHDAYLVGVTEQGVQQFHCRRQQHNSTPGKVFLLEPGELHDGNAPHASGFTYRTLYLEPHWLERELRSLFDVAPDNAQLGFAATLADDARLASATAMAFQSLHQQEIRIVRQTTLDALLANLTQHLHWRARINPDPRLPLVAQQARDYLHSHLSDDVGLDDLARVTGVDRFRLTRAFKAAFGLAPHAYLIQLRLARARRLLARGESAVAVAAILGFADQSHLGRWFQRAYRLSPADYRKRCSNVPD from the coding sequence ATGACAACGCGCAACTGGATCGATCTCAAGCAGGACGCCGCGTCCGGCATCGAGACCGTGCGCGCGCACTTCGAGGGGCATGCCTACGATCCTCATTGGCACGACGCCTATCTGGTAGGCGTGACCGAACAGGGCGTGCAGCAGTTCCACTGTCGCCGCCAGCAACACAACAGCACGCCGGGCAAGGTGTTTCTGCTCGAGCCCGGCGAGTTGCATGACGGCAACGCGCCCCACGCCAGCGGTTTCACCTATCGCACGTTGTACCTTGAGCCTCACTGGCTGGAGCGCGAATTGCGCTCGTTGTTCGATGTGGCTCCGGATAACGCACAGCTGGGGTTTGCCGCCACCCTGGCCGACGATGCGCGACTGGCGAGCGCCACGGCCATGGCGTTCCAGAGCCTGCACCAGCAGGAGATCCGCATCGTGCGCCAGACGACCCTCGACGCCTTGCTGGCCAACCTGACCCAGCACCTGCACTGGCGTGCGCGGATCAATCCCGATCCGCGCTTGCCATTGGTGGCGCAGCAGGCCCGTGATTATCTGCACAGTCATCTGAGTGACGACGTCGGGCTGGATGACCTGGCACGGGTCACCGGGGTGGACCGTTTTCGCCTGACCCGGGCCTTCAAGGCCGCGTTCGGTCTCGCCCCCCATGCCTATCTGATCCAGTTGCGCCTGGCCCGGGCCCGGCGCTTGCTGGCCCGTGGCGAAAGCGCGGTGGCGGTGGCGGCGATACTCGGGTTTGCCGACCAGAGTCATTTGGGTCGCTGGTTCCAGCGCGCCTATCGTCTGAGCCCGGCGGACTACCGCAAGCGTTGCTCAAACGTTCCAGACTGA
- a CDS encoding (2Fe-2S)-binding protein, with product MSADSLFRALEQRDDSVQIEFEGRPIRVPGGGSLAAALLASGIRHTRESAVNGRLGAPYCMMGVCFECLVEVDGQANAQACLIAVRPGMQVRRQRGAACLALGEGGVDE from the coding sequence ATGTCGGCTGACAGTCTGTTTCGGGCGCTGGAGCAAAGAGATGACAGCGTGCAAATCGAATTCGAAGGCAGGCCGATCAGGGTGCCAGGCGGGGGATCCCTGGCCGCAGCTTTGCTGGCCAGCGGTATCCGCCACACCCGCGAAAGCGCCGTCAACGGCCGGCTCGGCGCACCCTACTGCATGATGGGCGTGTGCTTTGAGTGCCTGGTGGAAGTGGACGGTCAAGCCAACGCCCAAGCCTGTCTGATTGCCGTGCGCCCGGGCATGCAAGTACGCCGTCAACGTGGCGCGGCCTGCCTGGCGCTGGGCGAGGGAGGTGTCGATGAGTGA
- a CDS encoding class I SAM-dependent methyltransferase produces the protein MNCVALQTLHDHLLTALESLPEETRRLFHGRGRCWPGLEQVTVDWLQGVVLVSLFKEPEPTQLDDLLAMLLTLSTSPAWHHSKAHTLAVQHRYLPQSLTQWLVGEPIDEWTLTEGGLRYRIDLGKKQNNGLFLDMRYGRDWVRANADGKRVLNLFAYTCGFSVAAIAGGAQHVVNLDMSRAALSRGRDNHRLNGHDLSQVSFLGHDLFKSWGKVINSGPYDLVIIDPPTFQKGSFLLTKDYQRVLRRLPELLTAHGTVLACSNDPATGPDFLIDGVTQQAPGLVFEKRLENPPEFPDVDLECGLKALVFKTTTPGC, from the coding sequence ATGAATTGCGTAGCCCTTCAAACCCTTCACGACCATTTGCTGACAGCCCTGGAATCGTTGCCAGAAGAAACCCGTCGCCTGTTCCATGGCCGCGGGCGCTGCTGGCCGGGCCTGGAACAGGTCACGGTCGACTGGTTGCAAGGGGTGGTGCTGGTCTCGCTGTTCAAGGAACCGGAACCCACGCAGCTCGACGACTTGCTCGCCATGCTGCTGACGCTGAGTACCTCGCCGGCCTGGCACCACAGCAAGGCCCATACACTCGCCGTGCAGCACCGCTACCTGCCGCAAAGCCTCACCCAATGGCTGGTGGGCGAGCCAATTGACGAATGGACCCTGACCGAAGGCGGCCTGCGTTACCGGATCGACCTGGGCAAGAAGCAGAACAACGGCCTGTTCCTCGACATGCGCTATGGCCGCGACTGGGTTCGGGCCAACGCCGATGGCAAACGGGTGCTGAACCTGTTCGCCTACACCTGCGGCTTCTCAGTGGCGGCCATCGCCGGCGGCGCGCAGCATGTGGTCAATCTGGACATGTCCCGAGCGGCCCTGAGCCGAGGCCGCGACAACCATCGACTGAACGGCCACGATCTGAGCCAGGTGAGTTTCCTCGGCCACGACTTGTTCAAGTCCTGGGGCAAGGTGATCAACAGTGGCCCGTACGACCTGGTGATCATCGATCCACCCACCTTCCAGAAAGGCAGCTTCCTGCTGACCAAGGACTATCAGCGGGTATTGCGCCGCCTGCCGGAACTGCTGACGGCCCACGGCACCGTCCTGGCCTGCAGCAACGACCCGGCCACCGGCCCGGATTTCCTCATCGACGGCGTTACCCAGCAGGCTCCGGGGCTGGTCTTCGAGAAACGCCTGGAAAATCCGCCGGAGTTCCCTGACGTCGATCTGGAATGTGGCCTGAAGGCCTTGGTATTCAAGACGACGACGCCTGGCTGCTAG
- a CDS encoding LysE family translocator → MDQLLPFALFAFVASITPGPTNILVLSHSSRFGLATTLPIILGACAAAALLVLLVGTGLGDVLARHATIQTLLSWAGIAWLSWMAWQIFSTPAEAIDPERPIEGPRLGLAGAAALQLVNPKTWMMALAVVSVFAGTEADRTVRVLWLSLAFFAISIPCMTAWAYLGLGAARFCRSAVTMGRFNRVMAVLLLMSAWLTLVV, encoded by the coding sequence ATGGACCAGTTGCTGCCGTTTGCCTTGTTCGCCTTTGTCGCCTCTATCACCCCAGGCCCGACCAATATCCTGGTGCTGAGCCACAGCTCGCGCTTTGGTCTGGCAACCACCTTGCCGATCATCCTCGGCGCCTGCGCCGCCGCGGCCTTGCTGGTGTTGTTGGTGGGCACCGGATTGGGCGATGTGCTGGCCCGTCATGCCACGATTCAAACCTTGCTGTCATGGGCCGGAATTGCCTGGCTGAGCTGGATGGCCTGGCAAATATTCAGCACGCCGGCCGAGGCCATTGACCCTGAGCGACCCATTGAGGGGCCGCGACTTGGCCTGGCGGGGGCGGCCGCGTTGCAGTTGGTCAATCCCAAGACCTGGATGATGGCATTGGCGGTGGTCAGCGTCTTCGCCGGCACTGAGGCCGACCGCACCGTGCGGGTGCTCTGGCTGTCGCTGGCGTTCTTCGCGATTTCGATCCCATGCATGACCGCCTGGGCTTATCTGGGCCTCGGCGCCGCCAGATTCTGCCGATCGGCCGTGACGATGGGGCGCTTCAATCGGGTCATGGCGGTGTTGTTGCTGATGTCGGCGTGGTTAACGTTGGTGGTGTGA
- a CDS encoding leucine-rich repeat domain-containing protein, giving the protein MSTQDTHIDFIQARLPAWLKRASWARQQRFKGLTQQLQRDSDALNALLVDLPAPETFTLSLLQVQPEIQAWRAVNGTGSAADAINRARVRRGPYRYEPSLSVVEAAMRNYSPAEAVTGSDFDNKGQLFIQGKPQEFYSWDAPSDIAVLPTTPAEFARLCRRMDAGGAYRKELERRLPRIGGEVPAIASAYMAYARSLLTHDAYEAKLDGRLDETGERLLACAGIQLEARPIAPLACEVKSLELLSVPLFGARVYWGMAGDANGVRPIVLHMPHDAVAPLKQFTSVQAMSAELTERVRRRRYRESLMRYLPLRLQAWLGTALHDQVEWRVEAHPNVIQEIHARITGWREGERGEDGRRIRIPTPRVAWGLSDLREAPWPACYHEWRGHALANAAALMVPTRDQDWQALLARFAYWEGLVERTLMLVATFFPFCAPIGMTAAAVGGVRLVYEIFEGIQAFNEGHAQEGIEHIFNVLFGIAQGAYLGFVGGVVEPMPVGDGSTRLWNGDVRPFEARRLPPVDAEQDAWGVWRTTNEAWVRIEDRYFEVRGTGDALDLRLPPGHKGVRPLLEWSRARGWQWAHRNPLQRGRLELLRNFAETPAELDDSTILGLQRQVGISDAHLRYLQVEGQPMPAIFADALDEARCWQQVRHTIGRLLRNETPQGGHLRIVQTVVELPGWPSDLTLRYHDGVTLHPIGDVADTRSLYLRKADLEQDAWAERILAGLSTAEQTSVLGQGSIGLPPVERSRLLAGHWARHLQRNTRRVIDAMVRSTGLDPLAVPLVRAFPGLPAAMANELASQAIGQDRVRLYEGRVGEGLGTQCAEALRELRLSRALRALERGESSIDRDRIIMGLVGSAPQLQGRVRLRLFLRELVNPLEVGETGPLKIIRQEGEQYRPFDEEGNELADALDLEDALLRALPDDARRALGLNIWQGATLRTWLLAQALDDRPGLRPYLLIKPLGTRGARPQWLNGRLGYPFSGRGRLPLLVWSASLEARLERLYPSHAGSELARLQETLARQASRQRLSLESRVAQLENEWTTLDQELRQWEVHEGVHHPAENDVDAETRLSLRRAVAAEIRRAWRRAPDPGLEGSELSLRLVGHNIGRLPPISVSFEHIEELVLVNMGLSEDPSAFLRLFPSLDTLHLHGNNLTAVPMAAGELPGLIELSLSNNPLNMDADVFAPLLGAGSALHLRTLHLSGISSGGEAAASAAMVAAIGRLDELLSLRELVWADNLHFTPQELQAITALPGLRALDLMRCGLRLDEQGSAFLRTAIGLEDLRLSGNNCRDLPDLPELVNLQELELSRTGLDRVPTLVLTVLSRPSSDMLILDLRDNRIANIQNDLLPALVQWPREDPVGLWLEDNPLPSAQIQALRAIVPEAFRYTLDDWLYISPSLQRALEVARDNAGNRRFIDWFSGAMQEADVRSPLGLAFGDRQRAAAILQHYIGYQNAHAPLPDLIADFDQQLGQLRVRLQARSLDRQQPDLAELELHFTMFEAVQRARLQQQDVPFEGFLFEHYAVWNHMLAERYPSIEQRQVHMTREAFIDWLCDAQDTFNNNDQSPRTGEMTWRPYLGLMSRDWSEGLAVWDAVDDDLVDAFSGPVNPSRWPQVLLDNLARPDADLSSPLESVLQGDRTVWRRVGLEAVADVNWAADQPVTLTEDQLRRTMAIYRSLKSREVEALVRRITTERVSAWWTSR; this is encoded by the coding sequence ATGTCCACTCAAGATACCCATATCGATTTTATCCAGGCCAGGCTGCCCGCCTGGCTAAAACGCGCTTCATGGGCCCGGCAACAGCGCTTCAAGGGCCTGACCCAGCAACTGCAGCGTGACAGCGACGCACTCAACGCTCTACTGGTCGACCTGCCGGCACCGGAAACCTTCACGCTCAGCTTGCTGCAGGTCCAGCCGGAAATACAGGCCTGGCGAGCGGTAAATGGCACCGGCAGTGCTGCCGATGCGATAAACCGGGCAAGGGTCAGGCGCGGCCCCTACCGCTATGAGCCCTCGCTGTCGGTGGTCGAAGCGGCCATGCGCAATTACTCTCCTGCCGAGGCGGTCACTGGCAGCGATTTCGACAATAAGGGCCAGTTGTTCATTCAGGGAAAGCCGCAAGAGTTCTACTCATGGGACGCGCCGTCGGATATCGCTGTGTTACCCACGACCCCAGCCGAATTCGCGCGCCTGTGTCGGCGTATGGACGCTGGTGGAGCTTACCGCAAGGAACTTGAACGGCGGTTGCCTCGCATCGGCGGCGAGGTGCCCGCCATCGCCAGCGCCTACATGGCGTACGCACGCAGCCTGCTCACCCATGACGCCTACGAGGCGAAATTGGACGGACGTCTCGATGAAACCGGTGAGCGCCTGTTGGCCTGCGCCGGCATTCAACTCGAAGCCCGGCCCATTGCGCCTTTGGCCTGTGAGGTCAAGTCGTTGGAGCTGCTGTCGGTCCCGCTGTTCGGCGCCCGGGTGTATTGGGGCATGGCAGGAGACGCCAACGGTGTGCGGCCGATCGTCCTGCACATGCCCCATGATGCAGTGGCACCGCTCAAGCAATTCACCAGTGTGCAGGCCATGTCCGCGGAGTTGACCGAGCGGGTGCGTAGACGCCGCTATCGCGAAAGCCTCATGCGATACCTGCCGCTACGGTTGCAGGCCTGGCTGGGGACGGCCCTGCATGATCAGGTGGAGTGGAGAGTGGAGGCTCATCCTAACGTGATACAGGAAATCCATGCCCGTATCACGGGTTGGCGCGAGGGTGAGCGGGGCGAGGACGGCCGCCGCATTCGGATACCCACGCCAAGGGTGGCCTGGGGCTTGAGTGATCTGCGTGAGGCGCCTTGGCCAGCCTGCTATCACGAATGGCGTGGCCATGCCTTGGCCAACGCCGCTGCGCTGATGGTCCCGACCCGGGACCAGGACTGGCAGGCGCTGCTGGCTCGCTTCGCTTACTGGGAAGGCCTTGTCGAGCGCACGCTCATGCTCGTGGCGACCTTCTTCCCGTTCTGCGCACCCATCGGCATGACGGCGGCAGCGGTCGGGGGCGTGCGGCTGGTGTATGAAATCTTCGAAGGTATCCAGGCCTTCAACGAAGGTCATGCCCAAGAAGGTATCGAACATATCTTCAACGTGTTGTTCGGGATCGCTCAAGGTGCCTACCTGGGATTTGTCGGTGGGGTGGTGGAACCCATGCCTGTGGGTGACGGCTCCACGCGCCTGTGGAATGGCGATGTCCGGCCTTTTGAAGCCAGACGCCTGCCGCCAGTGGACGCGGAGCAGGACGCCTGGGGTGTCTGGCGCACGACAAACGAGGCTTGGGTGCGAATCGAGGACCGTTACTTCGAAGTCCGGGGCACGGGCGATGCCTTGGACCTGCGTCTGCCTCCAGGGCATAAAGGCGTGCGACCGCTCCTGGAGTGGAGCCGTGCCCGTGGTTGGCAGTGGGCACATCGCAACCCATTGCAACGGGGGCGTCTGGAACTGCTGCGCAACTTCGCCGAGACGCCGGCTGAACTGGACGACAGTACGATCCTCGGTTTGCAGCGACAGGTCGGCATCAGCGATGCGCATCTGCGCTATCTGCAAGTAGAGGGGCAACCAATGCCGGCGATATTCGCCGATGCCCTGGATGAGGCAAGGTGTTGGCAGCAAGTGCGGCACACCATTGGGCGGCTGTTGCGCAATGAAACGCCCCAAGGAGGGCATTTGCGTATCGTCCAGACCGTTGTGGAGTTGCCGGGTTGGCCAAGCGATCTGACGTTGCGATACCACGATGGCGTGACCCTCCATCCCATTGGTGACGTGGCTGACACGCGCTCGCTCTATCTGCGCAAAGCGGACCTGGAGCAAGACGCCTGGGCGGAGCGTATCCTGGCCGGCCTGAGCACGGCTGAACAGACCTCTGTGTTGGGCCAAGGCAGCATCGGCTTGCCACCGGTGGAGCGCAGTCGGTTGTTGGCCGGGCACTGGGCCAGGCATCTGCAGCGCAATACGCGGCGGGTGATCGACGCGATGGTCCGCTCCACTGGACTCGATCCCCTGGCCGTCCCACTGGTCCGGGCTTTCCCGGGCTTGCCCGCAGCCATGGCCAACGAGCTTGCCAGCCAGGCCATTGGCCAGGATCGGGTGCGCCTGTATGAGGGACGGGTGGGAGAAGGCTTGGGCACTCAATGCGCCGAAGCCCTGCGCGAGCTGCGCCTGAGCCGTGCCTTGCGTGCCCTGGAGCGCGGTGAAAGTAGTATCGATCGGGATCGCATCATCATGGGCCTGGTGGGTAGCGCCCCCCAACTGCAAGGCCGGGTGCGCCTGCGCCTGTTTCTGCGCGAGCTGGTAAACCCGCTGGAGGTGGGGGAAACCGGGCCATTGAAGATCATTCGCCAGGAAGGCGAACAGTACCGCCCCTTTGACGAGGAGGGTAATGAGCTGGCGGATGCCCTGGACCTGGAAGATGCGCTGCTAAGAGCGCTGCCGGACGACGCTCGCCGGGCACTTGGCCTGAACATTTGGCAGGGCGCCACGCTTCGGACCTGGTTGCTCGCACAAGCGCTTGATGATCGACCAGGCCTGCGCCCCTATTTGCTGATAAAACCCCTAGGCACCCGGGGCGCCCGCCCGCAATGGCTGAACGGGCGCCTGGGATATCCGTTCAGTGGTCGCGGGCGGCTTCCATTGCTGGTCTGGAGTGCAAGCCTGGAAGCGCGTCTTGAGCGACTCTACCCAAGCCATGCCGGGAGTGAACTGGCGAGGCTTCAGGAGACCCTGGCCAGGCAAGCCAGTCGCCAGCGCTTGAGCCTGGAGAGCAGGGTCGCCCAACTGGAAAATGAATGGACCACGCTGGACCAGGAACTGCGTCAGTGGGAGGTCCATGAGGGCGTTCACCATCCTGCCGAGAACGACGTCGACGCCGAGACACGGCTCTCGCTGCGCCGGGCCGTAGCGGCGGAGATTCGCCGCGCCTGGCGACGCGCACCGGATCCAGGCCTAGAGGGCAGTGAGCTGTCATTGCGGCTGGTGGGGCACAACATCGGCCGTCTGCCGCCGATCAGCGTGAGTTTTGAACATATAGAAGAGCTGGTTCTGGTGAACATGGGCTTGAGCGAGGACCCTTCGGCGTTCCTGCGGCTGTTCCCCAGCCTGGATACGCTGCACCTGCACGGCAATAACCTCACCGCGGTGCCCATGGCCGCGGGCGAACTGCCCGGGCTTATAGAGCTGTCACTGAGCAACAATCCGCTCAATATGGACGCGGATGTATTTGCTCCTCTGCTCGGTGCCGGTTCTGCGCTTCATTTGCGGACGCTGCACCTGTCCGGAATCAGTAGCGGTGGGGAGGCGGCGGCCAGTGCAGCCATGGTCGCGGCCATCGGCCGCCTGGATGAACTGCTCTCCCTGCGTGAGCTGGTATGGGCTGACAACTTGCATTTTACGCCCCAGGAGTTGCAGGCCATCACCGCGTTACCCGGATTGCGTGCATTGGATCTGATGCGCTGTGGTCTGCGCCTGGATGAGCAGGGCAGTGCATTCCTGCGTACAGCCATTGGCTTGGAGGACCTGCGCCTGAGCGGTAACAACTGCCGGGACCTGCCGGACTTGCCAGAACTTGTAAACCTGCAGGAGCTGGAGCTTTCCCGTACCGGGCTTGATCGAGTGCCCACGCTGGTTTTGACGGTGTTATCGAGACCTTCATCGGACATGCTCATTCTCGACCTTAGGGATAACCGTATCGCCAACATTCAGAATGACCTGCTGCCTGCCCTGGTCCAGTGGCCGAGGGAAGATCCCGTTGGGCTGTGGCTGGAGGATAATCCGTTGCCAAGCGCACAAATCCAGGCGCTTCGCGCAATCGTTCCCGAGGCTTTTCGATACACCCTCGACGACTGGTTGTATATCTCCCCCAGCCTTCAGCGGGCCTTGGAAGTTGCCCGCGATAACGCCGGAAACCGACGTTTCATCGATTGGTTCTCCGGCGCTATGCAGGAAGCCGATGTCCGTTCGCCTCTCGGGCTGGCCTTTGGAGATCGCCAGAGGGCGGCGGCTATTTTGCAGCACTATATCGGGTACCAGAACGCGCATGCGCCCTTGCCGGACCTGATCGCGGATTTCGATCAGCAACTGGGGCAACTGCGCGTGCGCCTGCAAGCGCGTAGTTTGGACCGGCAACAGCCAGATCTTGCTGAGCTGGAACTGCACTTCACGATGTTCGAAGCGGTCCAGCGCGCTCGCCTTCAGCAACAAGACGTACCTTTTGAAGGCTTCCTGTTTGAGCATTACGCCGTTTGGAACCACATGCTGGCGGAGCGCTATCCAAGCATCGAGCAGCGTCAGGTGCATATGACTCGGGAGGCTTTCATCGATTGGCTCTGCGACGCCCAGGACACCTTCAACAACAATGATCAATCCCCCCGTACCGGAGAAATGACCTGGCGGCCCTATCTGGGGTTGATGTCCCGAGACTGGTCCGAAGGGTTGGCGGTTTGGGACGCGGTCGATGACGATTTGGTGGATGCGTTCAGTGGACCAGTGAATCCATCCCGTTGGCCCCAGGTCCTGCTGGATAATCTGGCGCGCCCGGATGCCGACCTGTCCAGCCCGCTGGAATCGGTCCTGCAGGGCGACCGTACCGTCTGGCGCCGCGTCGGGTTGGAGGCTGTGGCGGATGTGAATTGGGCCGCAGACCAGCCGGTGACGCTCACCGAAGATCAGTTGCGACGCACCATGGCGATCTACCGCTCGCTCAAGAGCCGGGAGGTCGAGGCATTGGTACGTCGGATAACCACTGAGCGGGTCAGCGCTTGGTGGACATCGCGATAG